The following are encoded together in the Juglans microcarpa x Juglans regia isolate MS1-56 chromosome 2D, Jm3101_v1.0, whole genome shotgun sequence genome:
- the LOC121251011 gene encoding probable inactive receptor kinase At2g26730: protein MKSQDRTQMNRVSIWVIVFSFFLILHMTNSVEDEVKNSLIDFLSKLSNNNVDPGLNLLWNSTSDPCKDQWPGVFCDSRNASVTKLLLYSLNLNGSLDITSLCNTESLAASLNVLALDGNSIGGGIPAEISNCRQLTRLHLSGNQLSGSLPSSLAMLGNLKRLDISNNNFSGELPELSRISGLTMLLAQNNHLSGKIPKFDFSNFDVFNVSVNNFSGLIPDVGGRFSESSFLGNPELCGDPLPKNCSSLPQEADDKPKSPSTSLILMYSGYIIVALVCLGLIVFKLCKRKAKEEEVDAKIKVVEVDDSIRRHGIISNEYKSGVSRSENMDTSYESTLVSSSLIVLQSPAVNGLKFEDLLSAPAELLGRGKHGTLYKIIFENGMNLVVKRIKDWIISSNEFKQRMQRMDQVKHPNVLPALGYYCSKEEKLLVYEYQENGSLFRLLHGTHTSQKLDWANRLAVAASIAEALAFMHQELKEDGIAHGNLKSSNILLNRNMEPRISEYGLMVMDNQNGSSLPDAARTNNAFRAFKGDIYGLGVILLELLTGKLVQNNGVDLADWVLSVIREEWTVEVFDRSLISEGASEERMVSLLQVGIKCVNKTPDARPSINQVVVMINTIKDEEERSISFDV, encoded by the exons ATGAAATCTCAAGATCGTACACAAATGAATCGAGTTTCCATCTGGGTAAtcgtcttttcctttttccttatcCTCCATATGACAAATTCTGTGGAGGACGAGGTTAAGAACTCACTCATAGACTTTCTTTCCAAACTCTCCAACAATAATGTTGATCCAGGGCTCAATTTGCTTTGGAACTCAACCTCTGATCCCTGCAAGGACCAGTGGCCTGGTGTATTCTGCGATAGTCGAAATGCTTCTGTGACAAAGTTACTTCTTTACTCGCTAAATCTCAATGGAAGTCTTGATATCACTTCTCTTTGTAACACGGAGTCCCTTGCTGCATCTCTTAATGTTCTTGCCCTTGATGGCAACAGTATTGGTGGAGGAATCCCAGCTGAGATTTCGAACTGCAGGCAACTCACTCGCTTGCACTTAAGTGGGAACCAACTTTCTGGAAGCCTTCCCAGTTCGCTTGCCATGTTGGGTAATCTAAAAAGACTGGATATTTCGAACAATAACTTCTCTGGTGAGTTGCCAGAGTTGTCCCGGATTTCAGGTCTGACAATGCTCCTCGCTCAAAACAACCATCTGAGTGGAAAGATACCCAAGTTTGACTTCTCCAATTTTGACGTTTTCAACGTTTCCGTCAACAACTTCAGCGGCCTTATTCCAGATGTGGGCGGCCGATTCTCTGAAAGCAGCTTCTTGGGCAATCCCGAACTATGCGGAGATCCATTGCCAAAGAATTGTTCATCCCTCCCACAGGAAGCGGATGACAAACCAAAGAGTCCCTCAACCAGTCTGATTCTTATGTACTCAGGCTATATAATAGTGGCCTTGGTTTGTCTCGGGCTGATCGTTTTCAAGCTGTGCAAAAGAAAAGCTAAAGAAGAGGAGGTTGATGCAAAGATCAAGGTAGTAGAAGTTGATGATAGTATCAGAAGGCACGGCATAATATCAAACGAGTACAAATCAGGTGTGAGCAGGTCAGAAAATATGGATACCTCATATGAAAGTACGTTGGTTTCCTCCTCGCTGATTGTCCTTCAAAGCCCTGCTGTGAATGGACTAAAATTCGAAGATTTGCTCAGTGCTCCAGCCGAATTGCTTGGAAGAGGAAAGCACGGTACCCTTTATAAGATCATATTTGAGAATGGGATGAATTTAGTTGTCAAAAGGATCAAGGATTGGATCATTTCAAGCAATGAATTTAAGCAGAGGATGCAAAGGATGGACCAAGTGAAGCACCCAAATGTACTGCCTGCTCTTGGTTATTATTGTTCCAAAGAGGAGAAGCTTTTGGTCTATGAATATCAGGAAAATGGAAGTCTATTCAGGCTTCTTCATG GAACCCACACGAGCCAAAAACTTGACTGGGCAAACAGACTGGCTGTTGCAGCTAGTATTGCTGAGGCATTAGCCTTCATGCATCAAGAACTGAAAGAAGATGGGATTGCCCACGGTAACTTGAAATCCTCCAACATCTTGCTGAATAGGAACATGGAGCCTCGCATAAGTGAATATGGTCTTATGGTGATGGATAACCAAAATGGCTCATCTCTTCCCGACGCTGCTAGGACCAATAATGCTTTCAGAGCCTTCAAAGGAGACATTTATGGATTGGGTGTCATTCTTCTCGAGCTTCTTACTGGAAAGCTGGTGCAGAATAATGGAGTTGACTTGGCTGACTGGGTTCTCTCGGTTATTCGGGAGGAGTGGACTGTTGAAGTCTTCGACAGGTCCCTGATCTCAGAAGGTGCAAGCGAAGAAAGGATGGTGAGCTTGTTGCAGGTGGGGATTAAATGTGTTAATAAAACCCCGGATGCAAGGCCAAGCATAAACCAAGTTGTTGTCATGATCAACACCatcaaagatgaagaagagagaTCCATATCTTTTGACGTTTGA